The sequence GCCGTTGTTGGCAAGCCGGTGCGCTCATTCAGCCCGTTGATCGTTTTAATATAGCGGGTATAGATTACTTCCTGTTCAGCTTTATGGTGATGCTGTGCATTGGCCACCAGTTGCCAAGCACCGTTGGTGGAAAGACGGCCATAGTAGGAATCACCAAAAGCAGTATGGTATCCGTTGGGGAACAAGTATTGTGCAGAAGCCAGTACGGCCTTCTTCAACACCGGGATATCCGGCAGGATATCATGATTGTACTGGCGGTCGAAGAGCGTAACCAGCTCTGTAAAATCACTTAATACATTCATGGAATAACCGGGGCATTCATTCCAAAAGCCGGTGCTGTCATCATATCCTTCCTGTAATAATTTGGCAATGCTCCACTGACGTTCCGCATTTTTATTGAGTACAAAATTGATATAGTATTGCCGTCCCTTTCCATCAGGATACTGGTTATTGTCTTCCAGCACGGAACCAATATTCAATATATTGCGGGCTTCAATGAGGTCCCAGTTATTAAATGCTACACCATGTTCAATCTGCACATCGGCCCATTTGCGCAAAACATCTACATATACCTGCATTTTCGCAGCGGCCTTTTGCTGTAAATAAGCATAGAGGAAATCATAGATGCCGGTAAGATGATTGAGCAGGGCCGTTTCCTGTATTACTTCAAAAGTGGAAAGTCCTGCAATGGTTTCGTGATGACCATGGGTAAGGTCTTTGGGCGTATTGCGATAATACATGCCGGTCATATAAGTATCAAAAACAGGAAAGGCAAAGCGGGCATATTTCTCCTCACCGGTGATCCAATACAACAGGGCAGCGTTATGGGCCATGCCCATGATCATGGTATTGATGCCTTCAATAGTGCGGCCTGTTTTGGATATCTCCGCCCATTCCAGTGGTTGCCCCGGCTTCGACCTGTTGACCAGGTATACGCCACGCGGATCATCGGCATAAGGCAGCATGTCTTCCAGCTTCGGCGCGCCATAAATGGTAACATTATCCCTGGCGCCGGGAAACCGTACCGTGGGTACAGGGGCCTCTCCTTCCGCATGATCATACACACCACCCTTAATGTATACCCCGGTTGATCTTGTTTTCCAGTATAGCTGTAACCGCGATAACAGCCAGGCGCTGTCTGCCTCACAGCGGGTTACATAAGGATCAATAGCCGACTTCAGTTGACCGAAAGCACTACGGGCCGCATCCTCCGTACGAATGGCTGTATGCAGCCTGGGGTGTCCCTGCCGGAATGTTGACGGCAGTTTGATCTGTTGCGTATGCGCCGGCAAGGCACACCACACCTGCAATAACAATATGATAAAGCCAATCTTCATGCCTGGTTTATTAAACTTTATGCGGTGAGATCAATTTCATTACGGGCAGCCCCTCTGATGTGCTATGGAACGTTGGCAGTACACTTGCCGATGGAAAACAAGGCTGCCCATAATGAAATTGGATAAGTTTATAGCGACCTATGCTATTGCCAATCCTTGTTTTGTTCAAGATTGGGATTTAACTGGATCTGTTTTAGTGGCAGGGGGATCAGGTAATTCTTTTCAGCAAATTTTCTTTGCGTTACCGGATCAACGACCACATCGCCATTGGCATCTAAAGTAATAGAAGGTTTTTTCTTCAATCCAGGAGGCGGTGTTTCAGTACCGGTATAAGAGTAGATGGTTTCGTATTCCGTACCTGTCCAGTGAACGCCCAGCATTGGCTTGGTCAGTTCAGTGTGGGCAATATACCAGCGTTTCAGGTCATCAAAACGGAAACCTTCTCCCTGCAGCTCCACTGCTCTTTCCCGGCGTATTTCTTCCTGCATACTCAACCCATTGGCGGTAACCAGGGCATTGCTCAGCTTAGGCATGGAAGCATTTACCCGCTGCCGCACCAGGTTCAGGGATATGTCCAGGTCGGCATCACTGATGGCCCCATTCCGTTCATAGACTGCTTCGGCATAATTGAGGTACACTTCCGCCAGGCGTATAACGGGATAGTCGTACCCTTCCTGGAAATTGGGCACCTGTCTTTCGGCTGCCCATTGCTGGTTTTCATAGCCGGTAGTACCATTGGCCCAGGTATCATGGGCGGGGCGTGCATTCGCCAAGTCGGCCGGGCTCCAATCCCAGTTTATATGCCAGTTGGCAGCATTTTGCCAGTAACGGTAGTTGGGCATGGTCATAAAATAGCGCATGCGGTTATCCCTGTTTGCAAATTCAGACGTGAGGGTAGCGCGGCTAAAGGAGGTGGTTGTTTTATCAATAGGCAACCCATCGCTGCACAGGTACATATCAGCCATTTTACGGCTCATATCGGCGCCCAGGGCGCCAAAGGAGATCTGCCCGGGTATCGTTCTCAACAGGTTGTTCGATTCATAACGAACGGCCAGCACGTACTCTTTGTTGGCAGCTTTCGTGATATTGGCAGGATTGGATTTCTGGTTTTCCAGGATAAACAGGTACTTGAGGGCCGAATCGCCCAAAGCAGCAGGTTTAAATAAGGAATACTCATTGGTGGCAATTACAGCATTGCTGTTGGCGATGGATTTATCCAGCAACGCATTATAACGCGTAGCATTCCCTGCCCTGAATTTTTGCCAGGTGCCTTCATACAGGCATACACGGCCCAGGAAAGCCTGTGCGGCCTGCTTGCTGATGCGTCCTTTATCACCAGGCAGGATGGCGCTTTCCAGCGGCAGGTCGGCAATAGCCGCTTCAAGGTCCTGGATAATAAAATCTATGGTTTCGTCGCGCGTATTGCGTTTGGCACTCAACTCGGGCGACTCAGTGGTCAACACATCTTTTACGAGAATAACACCACCATAGGAAGTAAGGAGTTTATCAAAGTAAACGTAGGCCCGGAAGAATTTGGCCTCCGCTACATACGTTTTAATCTCCTCCGGCTTGGGATAATTGGCGGCCTTAGCCAGCAGATAGTTGCAGTTCCGGATCCAGGCATAGGCGTTATTATAATTCCCGTCGTCAGAAACTGTCGTATTCGTACCTCTTACAAAAGCGCCCCTGTCGGCGCCCAGGTCAGTGGCATTACGGGAATCATTCAAGGTATTGGTTTGACCAAAAGTGCGCAGGTATCCATAAAAGCCATTGGCGGCTAATTTGAATTCGGAAGTTGATTTCCAGAAGCTGGCATCGGATACCCTGTCTTGCGGCTCCAGTTCCAGGGATCGCTTACAACCGGCAAACACGGTAGTAAGCATATATCCTGCCAGGGCGATCGCTATATATTTGAATTGCTTTTTCATATGTTTAAAATTTTGCAGGATTAAAAAGTAACGTTTACACCAAAGGTCAGCAAGCGATAGAAGGGGTAGCGTTGCGCCCCGCCACTTATGCCGGCAGTTTGCTCGGGGTCCCACTTGTCCTGCACTTTGGTCAATTCCCAGAGATCGTTACCGGCTACATACACACGCAGCCTTTCAATCTTCGCTTTACGGCTGAGTTCCTGCGGAAGTGTATAGCCTAATACAATATTCTTTAACCGCACATAAGCGCCATTTTGCAGTGACCAGTTGGATATCTGGTAATTGTAGGCGCCATACCCGCCAAATCCGTTATTGGTAGCAGTAGTCAATATGGGCAGCTCTGCATTAGGATTATTGGGTGTCCAAGTTTTTCCTACCCACCAGTTGGCATGCCCCTGCCAGATGGTACCAAATGGTATGCTCCAGTCAGAACGCCTGTAGACCAGCCTTTTTCCTACTCCCTGGAATACAACTGAAAAATCAAAGCCATTCCAGTCAGCACCCATATTGAATGCAAACGTATACCGGGGATCGCTTCTGCCTAAGTACACTACATCGCCATCGGGTATGGCCTTGCCATTGGCATCTTTTAAACCCAACAGGTATTGGTTGGCGCCGGCATTGGTGAGCTTGCCATCTCCGTTAACATCTTTATACATGTTAATGCCCTTGATCATCTGCGTAGCGCTGGGCATATTGGAGATACTGCTGCCGGGTACCAGCAGTGCATAATCAGCCGCCTGCTTATCGGTTTGGATACGGCCATTGTATACATAGCCAAAATAAGAGCCTATCGCATATCCTTCCACAATCGGCGACCCGGCGGTTACCACATTCCTGCCTCCATAACTAACCAGCTTATTGCTGTTGTCGGTCAATGTTCCGTTAATATAATAATACACTTTACCTATCCTGTCTTTCCAGCTCAATGCCATTTCCCATCCCCATACTTTCAGGCGTCCGATGTTATTAGTAGGCGCTGTAGCTCCCAATACAGCAGGATATTCCTGGGGCAGCAGCATGTTCTTATTTTCTTTCCAGAAATATTCGAAAGTACCGCTAAGCCTGTTTTTGAGTACCGCAAAATCGACCGCGATATTGGTATTTTGTATCTTCTCCCAGGTCCTGTTGGTACTTACGAGCGTACCTGCCGGTCCGGCTGTTACTGAACGGGATGAATAACCGCCGAGGACAGGGCCTCCTGTACCAATATTGATCAATTGCAGGTAATCATACAAGCCTATGCCCGACTGGTTACCCACAGTACCTATAGAACCCCTGAGCTTTAATTCATCCAGGAACCGGACATTCTGCATGAATCCCTCCTGTGTAATGCGCCAGCCGGCAGACACCCCGGAATACAATTTCCATTGATTGTCCGGATCAAATTTGGATGAACCGTCACGACGGATATTGGCCTCTAAAAGGTATTTGTCCTTATAAGTATAATTGATACGTCCAAAGAAAGAGGCAATCGCCCAGTGAAAGCGGCTTTGATTATTGGTGCGGGTAGTATTATCGCCTAAACCTAAACTCAGTGAAGGCACATCATTGCTGGCCAGGTAAGTGGTTCGTGTGCTATAGAAATCGTACTCTTCCCGCTCATAACTTCCACCGGCTACAACATTGATACTATGATCTTCTGCCACTGTCTTTTTATACTCCAGGTAGGCATTCGTGTTGAAATAAGCGTCTTTAAAAAATCCGCGTTCATACCATGACTGATCCTGCCTGGGGTTACCCTGGTATTGATACGTTTCAGCATAATTATAGATCTCCGGGATGTATTTATACTGATTCGCCATATCTATACCAGCCCAGCTATAGCCAGCCTGTGTAATTAATTTCAGGTCTTTAGAAATACTGTAATCAGCTTTTATGTTGGCAAACACCCGGCTGTTATAAGTAATATTCTCCCCGCCCAGCTCAAGCAGCCAGTTGCGGGCCGGTTGTGTACCCCAGGCATAGGGTTTGCCGCTTTTCGTAGCCACCGGAAAGCCGGGTTGAGAGCCAAAGTTGATCTCGCCCTGCCTGGTAGGATACACCACATCATTCTTTTCCAGTGAAATAATGGTCTCTATTTTTAACTTCGGAGAAAAGGTATAATCGAGGGCCAGACGTGCATTATAGCGTTTATTGGAGTTCTTGCCCCATTTCAGCATACTGCCGTCATTCATATAGCCAAGTGACAAACGGAATCCTATTTTATCATTCCTGGCCGAAAGGCTCAGGTCATGCTGGTCCGAATAAGCCCTTCCATTGCCCCATAGCAGGTCTATAGGATTGGTATCAAAAAAAGTATAGTCCCTTACATCTGTAAAACCTATGTTATCAACATATCCTGGCGTTGTTTTATCAATATACAGGGAATCCGGCCTGTTGATCCAGGCCCTGGCATATTTGGTCCATATCCAGTTTTCATCGGCCGTGCCGTTGACAGAGGCATTGGAGATGGCCTCTAACAAATACTTGCCATATTGGTCACCATTCAGGATACCGGGCTTTAATCCCATTCTTTTTTGTGATACAGAACCATTGTACTGAATGAAGGGCTTCCCTGATTTAGCTCTTTTGGTAGTGATCAATACTACACCACCGGCAGCCCGGGCCCCGTAAATAGCAGCCGCCGCATCTTTCAGGAAAGACATATTATCAATATCGTTGGGGTTAATAGAGTTCAGGGCGCTGAGGCCAACGAGGGGAATACCATCCACCAGCACCAATGGTTGAGTACCGTTGATAGAAGTGGCACCCCTGATCTGGAAATCCCATCCTTCCTGTCCCGGTGCTGCCGAACTGCGGGTAACAATCACACCCGGTACCTGGCCCTGCAGGGCCGACATGGGATTAGGCACCACGCCACGGTCCTGGAATACTTTTGAATCCACGGAAGATACCGACCCGGTTAAGGTAGCTTTCTTCTTGGTGCCATAACCTACTACTACCACATCATTCAGTTGCTGGTTAGCGCTGGTCAGCTTTATCACTACTGTTCCATCAGCACCTGGGTTAATTTCTTTTTCTTCAAACCCAATATTGGAGACAACAAGCGCTGCATCGGCAGCAATGGTCAGTTTGAATTGTCCTTTTACATCAGTAGATGTACCGGAAGTGGAACCTTTGGCCCGTACACTGGCGCCCGGAACAGGCGCATTGGTTTGTGCATCTACAACCGTACCGGTAACCGTTTTTGTAGCCTGCGCCCAGGCTGTATTGCTGCATACGGTCATCAGCAGCAACAGAAGGGAGCACATGGCAGCCCATCTTTGTGGCAATCGCGGAGAATTGATCATAATGGCAATTTTTTGGTCTTAAAAAATTTGTTCTATTTAAGGTTAAGGCTTGTATCACAGGATTGGATTAATCGATTAAGTGTCAGGCTATAAAAAAAACCTTTACACCGTTAGCTTATTCCTGACCACCTGATGCGATGATTGCCTGATGACAAGTCGCGTAGGCAATACAATCGTTTCCTTTCCCAGCACGTTTCCTGTTCCCGACAGGCAATTCATCAAAGCTTCGATCACTGCTTTCGACATTTCTTCCACGGGTTGCGCCACGGCAGAAATGGAAGGCGAGAACAGGGAAAAATGTGTGTTATCGTCAAAGCCCACCACCGCCATATCATCTGGTATCTGTGATCCGTTTGTATGAATAGCTTCCAGTCCGCTAATGGCCAGGTAGTTGGTGGCAAACAGAATGGCATCCAGTGCAGGATTGCTTTGCAGGAAGTTGGCAATCTTTTCCACCACCAGCTTTTCCCGCTCCATCTCATAAGGTATCTTCAGCACGGCAGGAGTAAGGCCTTGTTGCGCCATGGCATTGCTGTATCCCAGCAGCCGGTCATGCATCTGTGTTTGCGTGGAATTCAGGGTCACCAGTCCAATGTTCTTATAGCCATTGGCAATAAAATGGTCTACCGCCTCCCGGGCGCCGCCCAGGTTGTCAACAATTACATTGTAAGTTTCGAGCTCCGGGAAGAAACGGTCGAACAATACGACCGGCAGGTCATCATTCATCAGTGAAGCAATATCTTTTTCAATACCGGGTGGCGGCGCTATAATATATCCATCCACCTGCGTATCGCGGAACACCCGTAAGAGATCGCGGGTAATGGCCACATCGTTCTCTGTGCTCGCATGGAATATTTTATAATCATGCCGGTGGGCATATTTTTCAATGATCCTCGAAATGCTCGAAAAGAACGGATCGGCGATATCTTCTACCAGCATGCCGATGATCTTGCTTTTGCCGGTGCGCAGTGATTTGGCCACCCGGTTGGGCCGGTAACCGCAGCTCTCCACATATTGCAATACCTTCTGTTCCATGGCGGGACTGATGCGTTTTTCAGTGGCCTTACCATTGAGTACATAAGAAATGGTGGCAGCCGAAACCTCCAGTTGCCTGGCTATATCATGTATGGAGATCTTCCTTTTTACCACAGCTTTAAGAATGTTGATACTGGTTAATCGATTAGGCCATTCAGGCAAAAAAATACCCGGCCGGGTCCATTGCTGAACCGGAAAAGACCGTACTGACTACATTAACTACAAGGCTAATTCAGGTAATGGACCTGACCTGGAAGGGATGTTCGTTTCATACTGGCAGTTTTTAATGTTAAGAAGAAGGACCGGGATATCCGGATAAACTGGTAAAGCCTGATTATACCGGCAATCGTTATTAATTGGACAGGTTTGATCCTTGCTTTACCGGCGGCGCCATTATGGCATTGCCGTGTAAAAAATGAATTCATCCTATCCTACCGGAATCCATAACAAATGTACTATCATGTGCCGCGAAGGGGGTGGGATGTATAGGCCAAAAAAGGGGGTATTTTTGTTCAAATTGCCTGATTTATAAGGATTCTTTAAAAATCACCCCTATTTTTTGTGAAGGTGATGGCGGTCATGCAGGTTAAAAAGTGATCGGGAAGGGCGCGTTGATGCACTGCGTCATTGTGGCATTGGGGAATATTATTGAGGGAATGTGCTGAGTTGGGTGTTGAATGGGTAGTTTATGGATGAGGGATGCTCAGGGAATGGCCTAAGTATTGCCTGAACCTTGCACTGGTACACTATAGAAGGGTGCAGTATTAGAGCACTCCAGTGCGCTTTTCAGGACATTCCCTGGCCATGTTTAGAGCACTAAATATATGAGATCTATCCTTTTCTGTCCGGCCTGATGAGATCACATTCCCGTTAACTAAAAATTATCATAAATCAACTGCCAGGGCCTGAATATGGGTGTTTTCACGGTGTACTAACTAAAAAGCAGGTATTAAATTTAAGTAACACTTTGTGGAGACCTAAACCTTTTCCGAGATGGCAAACATTAAATACGGGATATTTGATTTATTTGTATATACCCTGCCCGGCATTTTCTTTCTTTCCTGTATTCTGTACATTCAACGTTACGATCTGCTCCATCCTCACCTGATGTTCGATGGCTCATTTTTCACCAATAAGGTACCAGCCTTCCAGGTTATCCTGTTTATTGGTTGTTCTTACATAGCAGGATTTATATTGAGTATATGCGGTAATTATCTTCTTTTTCTTGTTCAGAAGCTCGTTGCATACCTCTCCTTAAAACCGCGAAAGGCTTCGAAAGAACCAACCACTGACCCGCCATCTGTCAAAAAATCAAAAATGTATACGGTGGTGAGGGAACAGGCCAAAGAAAACCAGAAATATATTGAGCTGTGGAATGTATTAAAAAACTTCAGCGCCACACTCGCCATCACTATTTTGATCCTGACTGTCTTTTTCTTTATAAAATTCAGCACGTTTGGCCTCTTCTCCCTGCTTACAGGAATAGGATTAGTTATCCTGTTATTATTCAAATCTATGGAATACCATTCATGGGCGCACGCAGACCTGAAAAATACCTATGAGAATGTAAAAAGTGTACAACCAAAACCTTAAACGCATTCGTCATGGAAAGAGATGATTTGAGAGATGACGTAGTGGTTACCGATTTCAAGGAATTTCTTCAGCTCCTCAAGGAAGAAAAGATCAGGAAAGACAAAGACCTTCTTCCTATAACACATATTCCAGATTCTTTTAAAATCGGCGCGATTAAAAAGGATCGTCATTTTAAGACTTTTAAAGGAAATAAGAATTATCCCGATGAAGAGCTGGCCTTTTTCACATATGGCAGAAACGTGTACATACCGGAAGAGAAAAAAAACCTTGAAAATGATGCGTATCCCCCTATGGTATTTGTAATGGACCCTCCTTCAGACATTATACCCAAAAGAATGTTACCGTTCGACTCCGGGGGCTTTGAAAGGTATGATTTGCCTAAAGGAATGCCCCTTTCACGGTTTGAAATAGACAGGCCGTGCCAGGAAGATATGATTAAGCTGGTATTTCTCCTATACCGGAATAACCAAAATTACCTGAAATACGAACATGACTTTGAACAATTGGCCAAAAGATTACAGTTTCTCTTCCCCGAGCTGGAAGTGCTTCACCAGTTTTACTCAAAAGTTAAAAACACATCTACAGAGGTCGGGCAACAGGGCAGATCTGTAGAAATCCAATACGATCAAGAGGTACCGTTAAAACCCATCCTGGTCCTTTATCCGCACATCTTCGCCACTAATGAGGGAAAAGCAGACCAGGTAGAAATGGCTTTTGAAGGAGCGACGGTACTACCCTACGCTGCTTCAGGCAACCCCAGGGTTTATATCACTGCCATCAATGAGCAAATTACCAGGTTCATTAATCCATCCACAAATACAATAGCGTGAAATTTTATGGATATGCCATACCGCCATTTGATGTAACAGACTTTGTTCCGGTAGTGTACCAGCAAGGTAATGAGTTCTATATATCACAAAACAAGAATCATATTATCGTTGACTTTTACAAACTCAAGGCAGAGGCGCCCGTTGAGGTTGTCCGGCGCGACATTTACAGATCCAAATCTGACGAAGCAGTTTACTGTTATCTCTCTCCTGTAAGAAAACCGATTATAGGCGAATTCAGCAAGATAGAGGATCAATTGTATGCGCTGTTACTGGGCAACGAACTGAACCATTTTGCCCGGTTATCACTGGCTTATTTTTTCCGGCTTAACGGGAAACAGAGAATGTTAATAGAGGCGATCAATGAAGCATATAAAAAGCGGGACCCTGCATTCAATCTATCGGAAATACCCCCTGAATGCGATCAACTCACTACAGAAACCGGGTTTGGCCGTATAGCAGACAGTATCGCTTATTGGAAAGAAAAGAAAGCCCTTTTAAAAGAGCAAATATCCTGGCCTGAAATTATATACGTTGAAAAAGCCGGCGTTTATATTGATTGCTGGAGTTGCAGTATTGATGACTTTATAAGCGAAATAGACAGCGGTGGAGCGATCATCAATGAGTACCTGGCTTCTATTCCAACAGAAAAAAGGGTCGGGCTGGAGATAGCCAGTAAAATATTGTATTCAAAA is a genomic window of Paraflavitalea devenefica containing:
- a CDS encoding RagB/SusD family nutrient uptake outer membrane protein, translated to MKKQFKYIAIALAGYMLTTVFAGCKRSLELEPQDRVSDASFWKSTSEFKLAANGFYGYLRTFGQTNTLNDSRNATDLGADRGAFVRGTNTTVSDDGNYNNAYAWIRNCNYLLAKAANYPKPEEIKTYVAEAKFFRAYVYFDKLLTSYGGVILVKDVLTTESPELSAKRNTRDETIDFIIQDLEAAIADLPLESAILPGDKGRISKQAAQAFLGRVCLYEGTWQKFRAGNATRYNALLDKSIANSNAVIATNEYSLFKPAALGDSALKYLFILENQKSNPANITKAANKEYVLAVRYESNNLLRTIPGQISFGALGADMSRKMADMYLCSDGLPIDKTTTSFSRATLTSEFANRDNRMRYFMTMPNYRYWQNAANWHINWDWSPADLANARPAHDTWANGTTGYENQQWAAERQVPNFQEGYDYPVIRLAEVYLNYAEAVYERNGAISDADLDISLNLVRQRVNASMPKLSNALVTANGLSMQEEIRRERAVELQGEGFRFDDLKRWYIAHTELTKPMLGVHWTGTEYETIYSYTGTETPPPGLKKKPSITLDANGDVVVDPVTQRKFAEKNYLIPLPLKQIQLNPNLEQNKDWQ
- a CDS encoding SusC/RagA family TonB-linked outer membrane protein is translated as MINSPRLPQRWAAMCSLLLLLMTVCSNTAWAQATKTVTGTVVDAQTNAPVPGASVRAKGSTSGTSTDVKGQFKLTIAADAALVVSNIGFEEKEINPGADGTVVIKLTSANQQLNDVVVVGYGTKKKATLTGSVSSVDSKVFQDRGVVPNPMSALQGQVPGVIVTRSSAAPGQEGWDFQIRGATSINGTQPLVLVDGIPLVGLSALNSINPNDIDNMSFLKDAAAAIYGARAAGGVVLITTKRAKSGKPFIQYNGSVSQKRMGLKPGILNGDQYGKYLLEAISNASVNGTADENWIWTKYARAWINRPDSLYIDKTTPGYVDNIGFTDVRDYTFFDTNPIDLLWGNGRAYSDQHDLSLSARNDKIGFRLSLGYMNDGSMLKWGKNSNKRYNARLALDYTFSPKLKIETIISLEKNDVVYPTRQGEINFGSQPGFPVATKSGKPYAWGTQPARNWLLELGGENITYNSRVFANIKADYSISKDLKLITQAGYSWAGIDMANQYKYIPEIYNYAETYQYQGNPRQDQSWYERGFFKDAYFNTNAYLEYKKTVAEDHSINVVAGGSYEREEYDFYSTRTTYLASNDVPSLSLGLGDNTTRTNNQSRFHWAIASFFGRINYTYKDKYLLEANIRRDGSSKFDPDNQWKLYSGVSAGWRITQEGFMQNVRFLDELKLRGSIGTVGNQSGIGLYDYLQLINIGTGGPVLGGYSSRSVTAGPAGTLVSTNRTWEKIQNTNIAVDFAVLKNRLSGTFEYFWKENKNMLLPQEYPAVLGATAPTNNIGRLKVWGWEMALSWKDRIGKVYYYINGTLTDNSNKLVSYGGRNVVTAGSPIVEGYAIGSYFGYVYNGRIQTDKQAADYALLVPGSSISNMPSATQMIKGINMYKDVNGDGKLTNAGANQYLLGLKDANGKAIPDGDVVYLGRSDPRYTFAFNMGADWNGFDFSVVFQGVGKRLVYRRSDWSIPFGTIWQGHANWWVGKTWTPNNPNAELPILTTATNNGFGGYGAYNYQISNWSLQNGAYVRLKNIVLGYTLPQELSRKAKIERLRVYVAGNDLWELTKVQDKWDPEQTAGISGGAQRYPFYRLLTFGVNVTF
- a CDS encoding LacI family DNA-binding transcriptional regulator — its product is MVKRKISIHDIARQLEVSAATISYVLNGKATEKRISPAMEQKVLQYVESCGYRPNRVAKSLRTGKSKIIGMLVEDIADPFFSSISRIIEKYAHRHDYKIFHASTENDVAITRDLLRVFRDTQVDGYIIAPPPGIEKDIASLMNDDLPVVLFDRFFPELETYNVIVDNLGGAREAVDHFIANGYKNIGLVTLNSTQTQMHDRLLGYSNAMAQQGLTPAVLKIPYEMEREKLVVEKIANFLQSNPALDAILFATNYLAISGLEAIHTNGSQIPDDMAVVGFDDNTHFSLFSPSISAVAQPVEEMSKAVIEALMNCLSGTGNVLGKETIVLPTRLVIRQSSHQVVRNKLTV